Proteins encoded together in one Catellatospora citrea window:
- the cysC gene encoding adenylyl-sulfate kinase: protein MSERSERVIGDEALRGAPTWTPNPTELSDLELLLAGAYAPLGGFLGRDDLRSVAATSRLVDGRPWPLRVKLEVPAGMLDGIEVAEAPPLVLTDAEGAPVARLDVAEVWPTREGWCGVAGPVTAYGDGGRAPFDRLRVPTDHVRAQLTAQRVLGYFADRPLHRPQLAQLNHAARQLNAQLVVLVPVGAPGPDGLTSESLVRCVLAARDRMNEPVIVAIPLTSRGDEVTDTLVRARVAAAYGVTHLLGTAATMSGGGPRVLIPRELVYDSRDGQWRDRDEVPERFERIALTDEEIAGLLDDGLPLPEWHTPPAVARELSKARPPRRQRGVVLFFTGFSGSGKSTVARGVADALLETGERSLTVLDGDVVRRELSAGLGFSKADRDLNIRRIGWVAAETARHGGMAICCPIAPYASARANARAMATAAGADFVLVHVATPIEVCEQRDRKGLYARARAGQITGMTGIDDPYEVPTDAELVLDTSEGSIDDAVDTVLVYLGEEGWINPRS, encoded by the coding sequence GTGAGCGAGCGGAGCGAACGGGTGATCGGCGACGAGGCGCTGCGTGGCGCCCCCACGTGGACCCCCAACCCGACCGAGCTGTCCGACCTCGAATTGCTGCTGGCCGGGGCATACGCCCCGCTCGGCGGTTTCCTGGGCCGCGACGACCTCCGGTCGGTGGCCGCGACCTCCCGGCTCGTCGACGGCCGCCCCTGGCCGCTGCGGGTGAAGCTGGAGGTGCCGGCCGGGATGCTGGACGGCATCGAGGTCGCCGAGGCCCCGCCGCTGGTGCTGACCGACGCCGAGGGCGCGCCCGTCGCGCGGCTCGACGTCGCCGAGGTGTGGCCTACCCGCGAGGGCTGGTGCGGCGTCGCCGGCCCGGTCACCGCGTACGGCGACGGCGGGCGGGCCCCGTTCGACCGGCTGCGGGTGCCCACCGACCACGTCCGCGCGCAGCTGACCGCGCAGCGCGTGCTCGGCTACTTCGCCGACCGGCCGCTGCACCGCCCGCAGCTCGCCCAGCTCAACCACGCTGCCCGCCAGCTCAACGCGCAGCTCGTGGTGCTGGTGCCGGTCGGCGCGCCCGGCCCCGACGGCCTGACCTCGGAGTCGCTGGTCCGCTGCGTGCTCGCCGCGCGCGACCGGATGAACGAGCCCGTGATCGTGGCCATCCCGCTGACCAGCCGCGGCGACGAGGTCACCGACACCCTGGTCCGGGCCCGGGTCGCCGCCGCGTACGGCGTCACCCACCTGCTCGGGACCGCGGCCACGATGTCCGGCGGCGGCCCGCGCGTGCTGATCCCGCGCGAGCTCGTCTACGACAGCCGCGACGGGCAGTGGCGCGACCGCGACGAGGTCCCCGAGCGGTTCGAGCGCATCGCGCTCACCGACGAGGAGATCGCCGGGCTGCTCGACGACGGCCTGCCCCTGCCCGAGTGGCACACCCCGCCCGCGGTGGCCCGCGAGCTGTCCAAGGCCCGCCCGCCCCGCCGCCAGCGCGGCGTGGTGCTGTTCTTCACCGGCTTCAGCGGCTCCGGCAAGTCCACCGTGGCCCGCGGCGTGGCGGACGCGCTGCTGGAGACCGGCGAGCGCAGCCTGACCGTGCTCGACGGCGACGTGGTGCGCCGCGAGCTGAGCGCCGGGCTCGGGTTCAGCAAGGCCGACCGCGACCTCAACATCCGCCGCATCGGCTGGGTCGCCGCGGAGACGGCCCGCCACGGCGGCATGGCCATCTGCTGCCCGATCGCGCCGTACGCCAGCGCCCGCGCCAACGCCCGCGCCATGGCCACCGCCGCCGGCGCCGACTTCGTGCTGGTGCACGTGGCCACCCCGATCGAGGTGTGCGAGCAGCGCGACCGCAAGGGCCTCTACGCCCGCGCCCGCGCCGGTCAGATCACCGGGATGACCGGCATCGACGACCCGTACGAGGTGCCCACCGATGCCGAGCTGGTGCTCGACACCTCGGAGGGCTCCATCGACGACGCCGTCGACACCGTGCTGGTGTACCTGGGCGAAGAGGGCTGGATCAACCCCCGCAGCTGA
- a CDS encoding SDR family oxidoreductase, with protein sequence MTDDLDYRRVALVTGVGRSTNIGAAVARRLVGDGYRVMMTGHPAYDAEQGLTGGDPAGLADELGPDVHWQPFDLTAPGGPEALVAAAVERFGGVDTLVSCHTYSTHTPLGGLDAAEIDRHLTVNVRANMLLVQAYAAAHDDARPGRIVLFTSGQRLGPMTGELAYAAGKAAIEYLTRDFSVLLAGRGITVNAVNPGPNDTGWADPETHAWVRDRFPTKRWGTPVDTAKLVGWLCSPDAEWITGQIVDSAGGWGVHVA encoded by the coding sequence ATGACTGACGATCTTGACTATCGGCGCGTCGCGCTGGTCACCGGTGTCGGACGGAGCACGAACATCGGCGCAGCCGTGGCCCGCAGGCTGGTCGGCGACGGGTATCGGGTGATGATGACCGGCCACCCGGCATACGACGCCGAGCAGGGGCTGACCGGTGGCGACCCGGCCGGGCTGGCCGACGAGCTCGGGCCGGACGTGCACTGGCAGCCGTTCGACCTGACCGCGCCCGGCGGGCCGGAGGCGCTGGTGGCGGCCGCCGTCGAGCGGTTCGGCGGGGTCGACACGCTGGTGTCCTGCCACACCTACTCCACGCACACGCCGCTGGGCGGGCTGGACGCCGCCGAGATCGACCGGCACCTGACCGTGAACGTGCGGGCCAACATGCTGCTGGTGCAGGCGTACGCCGCGGCGCACGACGACGCCCGGCCGGGCCGGATCGTGCTGTTCACCTCGGGGCAGCGGCTCGGGCCGATGACCGGCGAGCTGGCGTACGCCGCCGGCAAGGCCGCGATCGAGTACCTGACCCGGGACTTCTCCGTGCTGCTGGCCGGGCGTGGCATCACCGTGAACGCGGTCAACCCCGGCCCCAACGACACCGGCTGGGCCGATCCCGAGACCCACGCCTGGGTCCGCGACCGCTTCCCGACCAAACGCTGGGGCACCCCCGTCGACACGGCGAAGCTCGTCGGCTGGCTGTGCTCGCCCGACGCCGAGTGGATCACCGGCCAGATCGTCGACTCCGCCGGCGGCTGGGGCGTGCACGTCGCCTGA
- a CDS encoding ATP-binding protein — MADDFVGRKTELGLLSKRLDRIAQSGSGVAVALRGRRQVGKSRLVQEFCDRSRRPHLFHTAVKGASPIEAVESFCRDLRDSSLPVDRELVAQVGSGSWPDAFRALAAVLPEGPSIVVLDEVPWLTEQDEMFDGALQAAWDRLLRDRPVLLLLLGSDLHMMERLTAYDRPFFGRADNMILGPLTPADTAQALGLDGADAIDAHLVCGGLPGILRAWPHGTPALPFMERECEDPASPLFSIPESTLLAEFPGPDQARRVLEAIGSGDRTQANIAASAGGRQGPLASGSLSPLLRRLTEEKRVVAVDEPCSTKPGKPALYRIADSNLRFYLAALRAAQDQARRGRPQTAIATVARRWSSWRGRAVEPLVREAMELAASTGDLPWSQIAAVGGWWNRQFDPEVDLVGVDLGTVAREVSFAGSIKWLSGPFDGRDLSALVAGAAQIPGFDPGSAGLAVVSLSGIAPDVERSGVQVVWGPRDVLGAWQ; from the coding sequence GTGGCCGACGACTTCGTGGGCAGGAAGACGGAGCTGGGACTGCTGTCCAAACGGCTCGACCGCATCGCGCAGAGCGGTTCGGGGGTCGCGGTCGCGCTGCGAGGACGGCGGCAGGTCGGCAAGTCGCGCCTGGTGCAGGAGTTCTGCGACCGGTCGCGGCGACCCCACCTGTTCCACACCGCGGTCAAGGGCGCCTCTCCGATCGAGGCAGTCGAGTCCTTCTGCCGGGACCTGCGCGATTCCTCGCTGCCGGTCGATCGGGAACTCGTCGCGCAGGTCGGCTCAGGCAGCTGGCCGGACGCTTTCCGGGCGCTGGCGGCAGTGCTTCCGGAAGGGCCGTCGATCGTCGTGCTCGACGAGGTGCCCTGGCTGACCGAGCAGGACGAGATGTTCGACGGGGCGCTGCAGGCCGCCTGGGACCGGCTGCTCCGGGACCGCCCCGTGCTGCTGCTCCTGCTCGGCAGCGACCTGCACATGATGGAGCGGCTGACGGCGTACGACCGGCCGTTCTTCGGGCGTGCGGACAACATGATCCTCGGCCCGCTGACCCCGGCCGACACCGCGCAGGCGCTCGGGCTCGACGGGGCCGACGCGATCGACGCGCACCTGGTCTGCGGCGGTCTACCAGGCATCCTGCGAGCGTGGCCACACGGCACGCCGGCACTGCCGTTCATGGAGCGCGAGTGCGAGGACCCGGCCTCGCCGCTGTTCAGCATCCCGGAGTCGACGCTGCTCGCCGAGTTTCCAGGTCCCGACCAGGCGCGGCGGGTACTGGAAGCCATCGGCAGTGGGGACCGTACGCAGGCGAACATCGCCGCCTCAGCGGGAGGCCGCCAGGGACCGCTGGCCTCGGGTTCGCTGTCTCCGCTGCTGCGCCGCCTGACGGAAGAGAAACGGGTGGTCGCCGTCGACGAGCCGTGCTCCACCAAGCCCGGCAAGCCGGCCCTTTACCGGATCGCCGACAGCAACCTCAGGTTCTACCTCGCGGCGCTGCGTGCGGCGCAGGATCAGGCGCGCCGGGGACGTCCGCAGACCGCCATCGCGACGGTGGCGCGCCGGTGGTCGTCCTGGCGCGGGCGGGCGGTGGAGCCGCTGGTGCGTGAGGCGATGGAACTCGCCGCCTCCACCGGTGATCTGCCGTGGTCCCAGATCGCCGCAGTGGGCGGGTGGTGGAATCGCCAGTTCGATCCCGAGGTCGACCTGGTCGGCGTCGACCTCGGGACGGTGGCCAGGGAAGTTTCCTTCGCCGGCTCGATCAAATGGTTGTCCGGACCGTTCGACGGGCGCGATCTGTCTGCGCTCGTGGCAGGCGCGGCACAGATTCCTGGATTCGACCCGGGGTCGGCCGGACTGGCTGTGGTGTCCCTGTCGGGCATCGCGCCCGACGTGGAACGCTCCGGCGTTCAGGTCGTCTGGGGCCCACGCGACGTGCTCGGCGCTTGGCAGTGA
- a CDS encoding methylated-DNA--[protein]-cysteine S-methyltransferase has translation MRWIVVDTPIGPLSCAVDDIGLCALQFGALDVVQDVDPLLDDVGAQLRAYFAGELVEFTVPVSVRRGSDFERAVWAELSRIPYGETHTYGEVARAVGEPDAARAVGVACNRNPVAVVVPCHRVVGAGGKLVGFGGGLPRKRHLLELEARVRMEHDWLA, from the coding sequence GTGCGATGGATCGTGGTGGACACCCCGATCGGACCGCTGAGCTGCGCCGTCGACGACATCGGGTTGTGCGCGCTGCAGTTCGGCGCGCTCGACGTGGTGCAGGACGTCGACCCGCTGCTCGACGACGTCGGCGCGCAGCTGCGCGCCTACTTCGCAGGTGAGCTGGTGGAGTTCACCGTGCCGGTGTCGGTGCGCCGGGGCAGCGACTTCGAGCGGGCGGTCTGGGCCGAGCTGTCCCGCATCCCGTACGGCGAGACGCACACGTACGGCGAGGTGGCGCGGGCGGTGGGGGAGCCGGACGCGGCCCGCGCGGTCGGGGTGGCCTGCAACCGCAACCCGGTCGCCGTGGTGGTCCCGTGCCACCGGGTGGTCGGCGCGGGCGGCAAACTCGTCGGCTTCGGCGGCGGCCTGCCCCGCAAGCGCCACCTCCTCGAACTCGAAGCCCGCGTCCGCATGGAACACGACTGGCTCGCCTGA
- the mfd gene encoding transcription-repair coupling factor codes for MARAYRAGRRLPVNLTGLLQAASADPALARATELARTEPQLDLTAPASARPFLVASAARQRPVLVVTATSREGEDLAEALGEFLDPATVAVYPAWETLPHERLSPRSDTVGRRLAVLRQLAHPEGHPLRVVVAPVRSMLQPQLKGLGDLEPIDLRQGAVVVLDELTHTLHDLAYARVDLVTKRGEFAVRGGILDIFPPTDEHPSRVEFWGDEVEEIRTFAVADQRTIAKVDRLWAPPCRELLLTPDVRERAAQLAAEHPALAEMLTKLAEGIPVEGMESLSPALHHGRDSMQLLLDCVPRDTLVLLADPERIRTRAHDLVRTSEEFLEASWAAAAVGGKAPIDLGAAAFKTLAEVRGHAATLDLPWWTTSPFGLVATEKAADEPWLDTPEVHVAPDTGAVLTWSATQPPVYHGDTAKVIADVKGWLAEGWRVALIFEGHGPAQRSVEVLRDAGVGATLADEIAGLPEPGQVVVSCGRLRLGLVDEAAKLAVLTGAEISGGRGTGNRELGRMPSRRRNTIDPLELRAGDFVVHEAHGIGKYVELVQRKVNGADREYLVIEYAASKRGQPGDRLFVPTDALDQLSRYVGGEQPTLHKMGGADWQKAKARARKAVREIAAQLIQLYAARQAAPGHAFGPDTPWQRELEDAFPYQETPDQLSAIEEVKYDMEKPVPMDRLIAGDVGYGKTEIAVRAAFKAVQDGKQVAVLVPTTLLAQQHYNTFSERMAQFPVVLRQLSRFATPKEAEETLNMAAEGRADIVIGTHRLIQKSTRFNKLGLVIVDEEQRFGVEHKERLKEMRTNVDMLTMSATPIPRTLEMSITGIREMSQITTPPEERHPVLTYVGGYDDKQVAAAIHRELLRDGQVFYLHNRVETIDKAVRRIRELVPEARVVAAHGQMGEDALEKVMVGFWEKEYDVLVATTIIESGIDIPNANTLILERADLLGLAQLHQIRGRVGRGRERAYAYFLYPPEKPLTEQAHERLATIAQHTELGAGMYVAMKDLEIRGAGNLLGGEQSGHIEGVGFDLYVRMVGEAVAQFKGGGAAQEEAPEVKIDLPIDAHLPHDYIDSERLRLEIYRKLASARDEVALQEVVAELTDRYGEPPAPVANLVAVARLRMTARSYGLTEISLQGKHVRFGPLELADSKQLRLKRYHPDSVYKTVNSQVSVPTPTTRRVGGEPLRDQALLDWCAQLLKDVLG; via the coding sequence ATGGCCCGTGCCTACCGGGCGGGAAGGCGCTTACCCGTGAACCTCACCGGACTCCTCCAAGCGGCGTCGGCCGATCCCGCGCTGGCCCGGGCCACCGAACTGGCCCGCACCGAACCCCAACTCGACCTCACCGCGCCCGCCTCGGCCCGCCCGTTCCTGGTGGCGAGCGCGGCCCGGCAGCGCCCCGTGCTGGTGGTGACCGCGACCAGCCGCGAGGGCGAGGACCTGGCCGAAGCGCTGGGCGAGTTCCTCGATCCGGCCACCGTGGCGGTGTACCCGGCCTGGGAGACGCTGCCGCACGAGCGGCTGTCGCCGCGCTCGGACACCGTCGGGCGGCGGCTGGCCGTGCTGCGCCAGCTCGCCCACCCCGAGGGCCACCCGCTGCGAGTGGTCGTCGCGCCGGTGCGCAGCATGCTGCAGCCCCAGCTCAAGGGCCTCGGTGACCTGGAGCCGATCGACCTGCGCCAGGGCGCGGTGGTGGTGCTGGACGAGCTGACGCACACGCTGCACGATCTGGCGTACGCCCGGGTGGATCTCGTCACCAAGCGCGGCGAGTTCGCGGTGCGCGGCGGCATCCTCGACATCTTCCCGCCCACCGACGAGCACCCGTCGCGGGTGGAGTTCTGGGGCGACGAGGTGGAGGAGATCCGCACCTTCGCCGTCGCCGACCAGCGCACCATCGCCAAGGTCGACCGGCTGTGGGCTCCGCCGTGCCGGGAGCTGCTGCTCACTCCGGACGTGCGCGAGCGCGCGGCGCAGCTGGCCGCCGAGCACCCGGCGCTGGCGGAGATGCTGACCAAGCTCGCCGAGGGCATCCCGGTGGAGGGCATGGAGTCGCTGTCCCCGGCGCTGCACCACGGCCGGGACTCGATGCAGCTGCTGCTGGACTGCGTGCCGCGTGACACGCTGGTGCTGCTGGCCGACCCGGAGCGCATCCGCACCCGCGCCCACGACCTGGTGCGCACCTCGGAGGAGTTCCTGGAGGCGAGCTGGGCCGCGGCCGCCGTCGGGGGCAAGGCCCCGATCGACCTCGGCGCCGCCGCGTTCAAGACCCTCGCCGAGGTACGCGGACACGCCGCGACCCTGGACCTGCCCTGGTGGACGACGTCCCCGTTCGGCCTGGTCGCCACCGAGAAGGCGGCCGACGAGCCGTGGCTCGACACCCCCGAGGTGCACGTCGCCCCGGACACCGGCGCGGTGCTGACCTGGTCGGCGACCCAGCCCCCGGTCTACCACGGGGACACCGCGAAGGTGATCGCCGACGTGAAGGGCTGGCTGGCCGAGGGCTGGCGGGTCGCGCTGATCTTCGAGGGCCACGGCCCGGCGCAGCGCTCGGTCGAGGTGCTGCGCGATGCCGGCGTCGGCGCGACGCTCGCCGACGAGATCGCCGGGCTGCCCGAGCCGGGCCAGGTCGTGGTGAGCTGCGGCCGGCTGCGGTTGGGCCTGGTCGACGAGGCCGCGAAGCTCGCCGTGCTGACCGGGGCGGAGATCTCCGGCGGGCGCGGCACCGGCAACCGCGAGCTGGGGCGCATGCCGTCCCGGCGGCGCAACACCATCGACCCGCTGGAGCTGCGCGCGGGCGACTTCGTGGTGCACGAGGCGCACGGCATCGGCAAGTACGTCGAGCTGGTCCAGCGCAAGGTCAACGGCGCGGACCGGGAGTACCTGGTCATCGAGTACGCCGCCAGCAAGCGCGGCCAGCCCGGCGACCGGCTGTTCGTGCCCACCGACGCCCTCGACCAGCTCTCCCGCTACGTCGGCGGCGAGCAGCCCACGCTGCACAAGATGGGCGGCGCGGACTGGCAGAAGGCCAAGGCGCGCGCCCGCAAGGCGGTCCGCGAGATCGCCGCGCAGCTGATCCAGCTCTACGCCGCCCGGCAGGCCGCGCCCGGCCACGCCTTCGGCCCGGACACCCCCTGGCAGCGCGAGCTGGAGGACGCCTTCCCCTACCAGGAGACGCCCGACCAGCTGTCCGCGATCGAGGAGGTCAAGTACGACATGGAGAAGCCGGTCCCGATGGACCGGCTGATCGCGGGCGACGTCGGCTACGGCAAGACCGAGATCGCGGTGCGGGCGGCGTTCAAGGCGGTGCAGGACGGCAAGCAGGTCGCCGTGCTGGTGCCGACGACGCTGCTGGCCCAGCAGCACTACAACACGTTCTCCGAGCGGATGGCGCAGTTCCCGGTGGTGCTGCGGCAGCTGTCGCGGTTCGCGACCCCGAAGGAGGCCGAGGAGACGCTGAACATGGCCGCCGAGGGCCGCGCCGACATCGTCATCGGCACCCACCGGCTGATCCAGAAGAGCACCCGGTTCAACAAGCTCGGCCTGGTCATCGTCGACGAGGAGCAGCGCTTCGGCGTCGAGCACAAGGAGCGCCTCAAGGAGATGCGCACCAACGTCGACATGCTGACCATGTCCGCGACGCCGATCCCGCGCACCCTGGAGATGTCGATCACCGGCATCCGGGAGATGTCGCAGATCACCACGCCGCCGGAGGAGCGCCACCCGGTGCTCACCTACGTCGGGGGATACGACGACAAGCAGGTCGCCGCCGCGATCCACCGCGAGCTGCTGCGCGACGGGCAGGTGTTCTACCTGCACAACCGGGTCGAGACGATCGACAAGGCGGTGCGCCGCATCCGGGAGCTGGTGCCCGAGGCGCGGGTCGTCGCCGCGCACGGGCAGATGGGCGAGGACGCACTGGAGAAGGTGATGGTCGGCTTCTGGGAGAAGGAGTACGACGTCCTGGTCGCCACCACCATCATCGAGTCCGGCATCGACATCCCGAACGCGAACACGCTCATCCTGGAGCGCGCCGACCTGCTCGGCCTGGCCCAGCTGCACCAGATCCGGGGCCGGGTGGGCCGTGGCCGCGAGCGCGCGTACGCCTACTTCCTCTACCCGCCGGAGAAGCCGCTCACCGAGCAGGCGCACGAGCGGCTGGCCACCATCGCCCAGCACACCGAGCTGGGCGCGGGCATGTACGTGGCGATGAAGGACCTGGAGATCCGCGGCGCGGGCAACCTGCTCGGCGGCGAGCAGTCCGGCCACATCGAGGGCGTCGGGTTCGACCTCTACGTGCGCATGGTCGGCGAGGCGGTGGCGCAGTTCAAGGGCGGCGGCGCGGCGCAGGAGGAGGCGCCCGAGGTCAAGATCGATCTGCCGATCGACGCGCACCTGCCGCACGACTACATCGACTCCGAGCGGCTGCGCCTGGAGATCTACCGCAAGCTCGCCTCGGCCCGCGACGAGGTCGCGCTGCAGGAGGTCGTCGCCGAGCTGACCGACCGCTACGGCGAGCCGCCCGCCCCGGTGGCCAACCTGGTCGCAGTCGCCAGGCTGCGGATGACCGCCCGGTCGTACGGCCTGACCGAGATCTCGCTGCAGGGCAAGCACGTGCGGTTCGGCCCGCTGGAGCTGGCCGACTCCAAGCAGCTGCGGCTCAAGCGCTACCACCCCGACTCGGTCTACAAGACGGTGAACTCGCAGGTCAGCGTGCCGACCCCGACGACCCGCCGGGTCGGCGGCGAGCCCCTGCGCGACCAGGCGCTGCTCGACTGGTGCGCCCAGCTCCTGAAGGACGTGCTGGGCTGA
- the ppc gene encoding phosphoenolpyruvate carboxylase — translation MSELTYHPDVDGASGDADGADAALRADIRRLGGLLGQTLARQEGRGLLDLVEEVRALVRSDADTAAVKLGSLDVSTATLLARAFSTYFHLANITEQVHRARELRRRRAVHGGWLDATAKLIAERNVPAGEIAAAARRLAIRPVFTAHPTEAARRSILTKLRGVADQLDGEFAASALYGETALNDRRLSELLDLLWQTDELRLDRPDPTDEARNAVYYLRDLYDDAAPQVLDDLAETLKRLGVDTAPTTRPLTFGTWIGGDRDGNPYVTPTVTRDVLLLQHEHGIRAVEHALEELINEVSVSRRLRGVSLDLSASLAKDLDALGEVDERFRRVNAEEPYRLKARCIRAKLANTRTRLARGTEHVPGRDYRGTRDLVADLELMRASLARNAGQLTAVGRLASVIRTVSAFGLHLATMDVREHADAHHAVLAQLYTQVGEVTNYASLGRAERIALLAKELTGRRPLSSADSPLTDSARKTYDVFGTIRTAQERFGEDVVESYIVSMTRGVDDVLAAAVLAREAGLVDPHAPRASIGFVPLLETVAELRAGGQILDELLSLAPYRALVRARGDVQEVMLGYSDSNKEAGITTSQWAIHKAQRALRDIAAKHGVRLRLFHGRGGTVGRGGGPTHEAILAQPYGTLDGAIKVTEQGEVISDKYTLPALARENLELTVAAVLQATLLHTTPRQPDEALAKWDSSMTVVSDAAFVKYRELVENPQLPEYFWAATPTELLGALNIGSRPAKRPDSGAGLGGLRAIPWVFGWTQSRQIVPGWFGVGTGLRAAREAGLGDDLREMFERWHFFGTFLSNVEMMLAKTDLTIARGYVQTLVPEPLLPIFDTIEAEYERSVAEVLAITGESALLESQPVLHRTLGVRDSYLEPLHHLQVALLRQYRDAGLAGRAGVTAPGSRRAPTTDPTLERALLTTVNGIAAGMRNTG, via the coding sequence GTGAGCGAGCTGACCTATCACCCCGACGTCGACGGCGCCTCCGGCGACGCGGACGGGGCCGACGCCGCGCTGCGGGCGGACATCCGCCGCCTCGGCGGCCTGCTCGGCCAGACCCTGGCCCGCCAGGAGGGCCGCGGCCTGCTCGACCTGGTCGAAGAGGTGCGCGCGCTGGTGCGCAGCGACGCCGACACCGCCGCCGTGAAGCTCGGCAGCCTCGACGTGTCGACCGCGACGCTGCTGGCGCGGGCCTTCTCCACCTACTTCCACCTGGCCAACATCACCGAGCAGGTGCACCGGGCCCGCGAACTGCGCCGCCGCCGCGCCGTGCACGGCGGCTGGCTGGACGCCACCGCCAAGCTGATCGCCGAGCGCAACGTGCCCGCCGGCGAGATCGCGGCGGCCGCCCGGCGGCTGGCGATCCGGCCGGTGTTCACCGCGCACCCGACCGAGGCGGCGCGCCGCTCCATCCTGACCAAGCTGCGCGGCGTCGCCGACCAGCTCGACGGCGAGTTCGCCGCGTCCGCGCTGTACGGCGAGACCGCGCTCAACGACCGCCGCCTGTCGGAACTGCTGGACCTGCTGTGGCAGACCGACGAGCTGCGCCTGGACCGGCCGGACCCGACCGACGAGGCCCGCAACGCCGTCTACTACCTGCGCGACCTCTACGACGACGCGGCCCCGCAGGTGCTCGACGACCTCGCCGAGACGCTCAAGCGGCTGGGCGTGGACACCGCGCCGACCACCCGCCCGCTGACCTTCGGCACCTGGATCGGCGGCGACCGCGACGGCAACCCGTACGTCACCCCGACGGTCACCCGCGACGTGCTGCTGCTGCAGCACGAGCACGGCATCCGCGCGGTCGAGCACGCCCTCGAAGAGCTGATCAACGAGGTGTCGGTGTCGCGCCGCCTGCGCGGGGTGTCCCTGGACCTGTCCGCGAGCCTGGCCAAGGACCTCGACGCGCTGGGCGAGGTCGACGAGCGCTTCCGCCGCGTCAACGCGGAGGAGCCGTACCGGCTCAAGGCCCGCTGCATCCGGGCGAAGCTCGCCAACACCCGGACCCGGCTGGCCCGCGGCACCGAGCACGTGCCCGGCCGGGACTACCGCGGCACCCGCGACCTGGTCGCCGACCTGGAGCTGATGCGGGCCTCGCTGGCCCGCAACGCCGGGCAGCTCACCGCGGTCGGCCGGCTCGCCTCGGTGATCCGCACGGTCAGCGCGTTCGGCCTGCACCTGGCGACGATGGACGTGCGCGAGCACGCCGACGCGCACCACGCGGTGCTGGCGCAGCTCTACACCCAGGTCGGCGAGGTCACCAACTACGCCTCGCTGGGCCGGGCCGAGCGCATCGCGCTGCTGGCCAAGGAGCTGACCGGGCGGCGGCCGCTGTCGAGCGCGGACAGCCCGCTGACCGACTCGGCCCGCAAGACCTACGACGTGTTCGGCACCATCCGCACCGCGCAGGAGCGCTTCGGCGAAGATGTGGTCGAGTCGTACATCGTCTCGATGACGCGCGGGGTGGACGACGTGCTCGCGGCGGCGGTGCTGGCCCGCGAGGCCGGGCTGGTCGACCCGCACGCGCCGCGTGCCTCGATCGGCTTCGTGCCGCTGCTGGAGACGGTCGCCGAGCTGCGGGCCGGCGGTCAGATCCTGGACGAGCTGCTGAGCCTGGCCCCGTACCGGGCGCTGGTGCGGGCGCGCGGCGACGTGCAGGAGGTGATGCTGGGCTACTCCGACTCCAACAAGGAGGCCGGCATCACCACCAGCCAGTGGGCCATCCACAAGGCACAGCGCGCGCTGCGCGACATCGCCGCCAAGCACGGCGTACGGCTGCGGCTGTTCCACGGCCGGGGCGGCACGGTCGGCCGCGGCGGCGGCCCCACCCACGAGGCGATCCTGGCCCAGCCGTACGGCACGCTCGACGGCGCGATCAAGGTCACCGAGCAGGGTGAGGTCATCTCCGACAAGTACACGCTGCCCGCGCTGGCCCGGGAGAACCTGGAGCTGACCGTGGCCGCGGTGCTGCAGGCGACGCTGCTGCACACCACCCCCCGCCAGCCCGACGAGGCGCTGGCCAAGTGGGACAGCTCGATGACCGTCGTCTCCGACGCCGCCTTCGTGAAGTACCGCGAGCTGGTGGAGAACCCGCAGCTGCCGGAGTACTTCTGGGCGGCGACGCCGACCGAGCTGCTGGGCGCGCTGAACATCGGCTCCCGCCCGGCCAAGCGGCCCGACTCCGGCGCGGGCCTGGGCGGCCTGCGCGCCATCCCGTGGGTGTTCGGCTGGACCCAGTCCCGCCAGATCGTGCCGGGCTGGTTCGGCGTCGGCACCGGCCTGCGCGCCGCCCGCGAGGCGGGACTCGGCGACGACCTGCGGGAGATGTTCGAGCGCTGGCACTTCTTCGGGACGTTCCTGTCCAACGTGGAGATGATGCTGGCCAAGACCGACCTCACCATCGCCCGCGGCTACGTGCAGACGCTGGTGCCCGAGCCGCTGCTGCCCATCTTCGACACCATCGAGGCCGAGTACGAGCGCAGCGTGGCCGAAGTGCTCGCGATCACCGGCGAGTCCGCGCTGCTGGAGTCGCAGCCGGTGCTGCACCGCACGCTCGGGGTGCGCGACTCCTACCTGGAGCCGCTGCACCACCTGCAGGTGGCGCTGCTGCGGCAGTACCGCGACGCCGGGCTGGCCGGCCGGGCCGGGGTCACCGCGCCGGGCAGCCGCCGCGCGCCCACCACCGACCCGACGCTGGAGCGAGCATTGCTCACGACCGTCAACGGCATCGCGGCCGGGATGCGCAACACGGGCTGA